The following coding sequences are from one Humulus lupulus chromosome X, drHumLupu1.1, whole genome shotgun sequence window:
- the LOC133805813 gene encoding uncharacterized protein LOC133805813, with protein sequence MGDCSRHSAIFTSRTAEAMTIFSISPERECWMDPIIRYLTKSELPPNAKDAKLLRLKAQWYSIIHGMLYCRSFNDPYLRCLRPSEAKKLLEEIHEGACGNHRGRRSLAHKALTAGYYWPYMMTEARDYAKKFDRYQ encoded by the coding sequence ATGGGAGACTGTTCTCGACACTCAGCAATTTTTACAAGTCGTACAGCAGAAGCTATGACAATTTTTTCCATCTCGCCAGAACGAGAATGTTGGATGGATCCAATTATCCGCTACCTGACCAAGTCTGAACTACCACCCAATGCGAAAGACGCAAAGCTTCTACGCCTTAAAGCCCAATGGTACTCCATTATCCATGGAATGTTGTACTGCAGATCCTTTAACGACCCCTATCTTCGATGCTTACGTCCCTCAGAAGCTAAAAAATTATTAGAGGAGATCCACGAAGGAGCATGTGGGAACCACAGAGGAAGACGGAGCTTGGCACACAAAGCACTCACAGCAGGATATTACtggccatacatgatgacagaagcaCGCGATTATGCGAAGAAATTTGACAGATACCAGTGA